GTCGCCAAGAACTCCGACTTCCAGGACCTGGCGTCCCGGATCGTCGCCGTCGCCAAGGCCTCGCGCCCGGCCGACGTCGAGGTCCTCAAGGCGACCGACCTCGACGGCCAGACCGTCGACGCCGCCGTCCAGGAGCTGTCCGCCAAGATCGGCGAGAAGCTGGAGCTGGCCAAGGTCGCCGTCTTCGACGGCACCGTGACCACCTACCTGCACCGCCGTGCCGCCGACCTGCCGCCCGCCGTGGGCGTCGTGGTCGAGTACACCGGCGACAGCGAGGAGGCCGCTCGCGGCGCCGCCATGCAGATCGCCGCGATGCGCCCGCGCTACCTCACCCGCGACGAGGTGCCGGCCGACGTCGTCGCCAACGAGCGCCGCATCGCCGAGGAGACCTCGCGCGAGGAGGGCAAGCCGGAGGCGGCGCTGCCCAAGATCGTCGAGGGTCGCGTGAACGGCTTCTTCAAGGACGTCGTGCTGCTGGAGCAGGCTTCCGTGACCGAGTCCAAGAAGACCGTCAAGGCCGTGCTGGACGAGGCCGGGATCGCCGTCACCCGCTTCGCCCGGTTCGAGGTCGGCGAGGCCTGATTCGCGTGAGGGCGGGGTTGCGCGAGGATGCAACCCCGCCCTTGCCGTGTCCAGAGGAGGACCTGTGAGCGCAGAGGTAGCCCACCCGGGCCCAGACGACGCCGAATCCGGTGGTTACCGCCGGGTCATGCTCAAGCTCGGTGGTGAGATGTTCGGCGGTGGCGGCGTGGGTGTCGACCCCGACGTCGTCCAGACCGTCTCCCGCCAGATCGCCGCGGTCGTCCGAACAGGCGTCCAGGTCGCCGTCGTCATCGGTGGCGGCAACTTCTTCCGGGGCGCGGAGCTCCAGCAGCGCGGCATGGACCGCAGCCGCGCCGACTACATGGGCATGCTCGGCACCGTCATGAACTGCCTGGCCCTCCAGGACTTCCTGGAGCGCGAGCACGGCATCGAGACCCGGGTGCAGACCGCCATCACCATGGGCCAGGTCGCCGAGTCCTACATCCCCCGCCGCGCCATGCGCCACCTGGAGAAGGGCCGCGTGGTCATCTTCGGCGGCGGCGCGGGCATGCCGTACTTCTCCACCGACACCACCGCCGCGCAGCGGGCGCTGGAGATCGGCTGCGAGGTCGTGCTGATGGCCAAGGCCGTGGACGGCATCTACACCGCCGACCCCAAGACCGACCCGGACGCGCTGATGTTCGACCACATCACCCACCGCGAGGTGCTGGAGCGCGGCCTCAACGTCGCCGACGCCACCGCGTTCAGCCTGTGCATGGACAACAACATGCCGATCATGGTGTTCAACCTGCTCACCGAGGGGAACATCGCGCGCGCCGTGCGTGGTGAGAAGATCGGGACGCTGGTGAGCACCCCCGGTGGTCGCCCGTCCTTCTAGACCTGCTGGGATTCGAGCCGAACTGCGCACACCACAAGGAGTAGCCGTGATCGACGAGACCCTCCTCGACGCCGAGGAGAAGATGGAAAAAGCGGTGTCCGTGGCGAAGGAAGACCTCGCGTCCGTGCGCACCGGCCGTGCTACACCCGCCATGTTCTCCCGCATCGTCGTCGAGTACTACGGTTCGCCGACCCCGCTGAACCAGCTGGCCAGCGTCGCCATCCCGGAGGCCCGGATGGCGGTCATCAAGCCCTACGACGCCAGCCAGCTCAACTCGGTCGAGAAGGCCATCCGCGACTCCGACCTGGGCGTCAACCCCAGCAACGACGGCTCGGTCATCCGCGTGGTGATCCCCCAGCTGTCCGAGGAGCGCCGCCGCGAGATGGTCAAGGTGGCCAAGGGCAAGGGCGAGG
This DNA window, taken from Saccharothrix variisporea, encodes the following:
- the tsf gene encoding translation elongation factor Ts: MANYTAQDVKRLRELTAAGMMDCKKALEETDGDFDKAVELLRIKGAKDVDKRAARTTSNGLVAAEDGVMIELRCETDFVAKNSDFQDLASRIVAVAKASRPADVEVLKATDLDGQTVDAAVQELSAKIGEKLELAKVAVFDGTVTTYLHRRAADLPPAVGVVVEYTGDSEEAARGAAMQIAAMRPRYLTRDEVPADVVANERRIAEETSREEGKPEAALPKIVEGRVNGFFKDVVLLEQASVTESKKTVKAVLDEAGIAVTRFARFEVGEA
- the pyrH gene encoding UMP kinase, which produces MLKLGGEMFGGGGVGVDPDVVQTVSRQIAAVVRTGVQVAVVIGGGNFFRGAELQQRGMDRSRADYMGMLGTVMNCLALQDFLEREHGIETRVQTAITMGQVAESYIPRRAMRHLEKGRVVIFGGGAGMPYFSTDTTAAQRALEIGCEVVLMAKAVDGIYTADPKTDPDALMFDHITHREVLERGLNVADATAFSLCMDNNMPIMVFNLLTEGNIARAVRGEKIGTLVSTPGGRPSF
- the frr gene encoding ribosome recycling factor, which produces MIDETLLDAEEKMEKAVSVAKEDLASVRTGRATPAMFSRIVVEYYGSPTPLNQLASVAIPEARMAVIKPYDASQLNSVEKAIRDSDLGVNPSNDGSVIRVVIPQLSEERRREMVKVAKGKGEDAKVSIRNIRRKAKEELDRLVKDGEVGEDEGVRAEKELENVTHRYVAQVDELVKHKETELLEV